From one Cyanobacterium stanieri PCC 7202 genomic stretch:
- a CDS encoding membrane protein AbrB duplication (PFAM: Putative ammonia monooxygenase~TIGRFAM: membrane protein AbrB duplication~COGs: COG3180 Putative ammonia monooxygenase~InterPro IPR007820:IPR017516~KEGG: cyc:PCC7424_0952 membrane protein AbrB duplication~PFAM: ammonia monooxygenase~SPTR: Membrane protein AbrB duplication;~TIGRFAM: membrane protein AbrB duplication), producing MTKTITIDNGEIFALCSLLLLALTFSFIFDYLHFPVAWFLVPLLVAIIFSMVKGKMESFPHSFGMVGQGMIAVVTASHFSLDSLVDARHYLLPLFGAIFITGIFSLLNGFLLCKIAKIDPCSSFLGSIPGAGSSLVAMSEEMGADAIAVTVLQYVRILLVSLIVPNIVGFYFSTPVLGTPIIESCNPEICFTPTNELLITADLPTSILTAVVKTVLIILTVTLAIQIGKLIKLPSNLFLAPFFSCLILFWFIPTTIPPIIFSIGLFLLGLSTGIKFDLQTINKLLKAVLIEIILVIFLIIICFIIGYEFHQITGLDMMSSLLGTTPGGLNTMTATALELGGDSGMVLTMQMVRMFFILTFSPFFAGSILYSPHQNN from the coding sequence ATGACAAAAACTATCACCATTGATAATGGGGAAATTTTCGCCCTCTGTAGTCTGTTGTTATTGGCGTTAACTTTTTCTTTTATCTTTGATTATCTTCATTTTCCTGTGGCTTGGTTTTTAGTACCTCTATTGGTCGCCATTATTTTTTCCATGGTCAAGGGCAAAATGGAATCATTTCCCCACTCTTTTGGTATGGTAGGACAAGGAATGATTGCCGTTGTGACGGCTAGTCACTTTTCCCTAGATAGTTTGGTGGATGCCCGACACTATTTATTACCCTTATTCGGTGCTATTTTTATCACGGGAATATTTAGTTTATTAAATGGTTTTTTGCTTTGTAAAATAGCTAAAATTGACCCCTGTTCTAGTTTTTTGGGTTCTATCCCTGGGGCAGGTTCGAGTTTGGTTGCCATGAGTGAAGAAATGGGGGCAGATGCGATCGCCGTTACTGTATTACAATATGTCAGGATTTTACTGGTATCCCTCATAGTACCCAACATCGTCGGCTTTTATTTTTCTACCCCCGTCCTCGGTACACCCATAATCGAATCTTGTAATCCAGAAATTTGTTTTACCCCCACCAACGAACTATTAATAACCGCAGACTTACCCACTTCCATCCTAACCGCCGTTGTCAAAACCGTTTTAATTATCCTTACTGTAACCCTCGCCATCCAAATTGGTAAACTAATCAAACTGCCATCAAATCTTTTCCTTGCCCCCTTTTTTAGTTGCCTAATTTTATTTTGGTTTATCCCCACCACCATTCCCCCCATCATATTCAGCATCGGCTTATTTTTACTTGGTTTATCCACGGGGATAAAATTTGACCTGCAAACCATCAACAAACTATTAAAAGCAGTGCTGATCGAAATTATTTTAGTAATTTTCTTAATCATCATTTGCTTTATCATCGGTTACGAATTTCATCAAATCACAGGACTAGATATGATGAGTTCCCTTTTAGGTACTACCCCCGGAGGCTTAAACACTATGACAGCCACCGCCCTAGAATTAGGAGGAGATTCGGGAATGGTTTTGACCATGCAAATGGTACGAATGTTTTTTATTCTTACTTTTTCTCCCTTTTTTGCAGGGAGTATTTTGTACTCACCCCATCAAAATAATTAA
- a CDS encoding serine/threonine protein kinase (PFAM: Protein kinase domain; Tetratricopeptide repeat~COGs: COG0515 Serine/threonine protein kinase~InterProIPR017442:IPR001440:IPR019734:IPR000719:IPR 013026:IPR020635:IPR002290:IPR017441~KEGG: amr:AM1_5932 pentapeptide repeat-containing serine/threonine kinase~PFAM: Serine/threonine-protein kinase-like domain; Tetratricopeptide TPR_1 repeat-containing protein~SMART: serine/threonine protein kinase; Tyrosine-protein kinase, catalytic domain; Tetratricopeptide repeat~SPTR: TPR domain protein), translated as MSKCFNPDCLTENYPHDDTCKNCGSKLILKSRYRAIRIIGEGGFGRTFYGVDEADGVKSPCVIKQFLPQAQGSNNRKKAKALFAQEAKQLEKLGSHPQIPKFFDYFSQDNHQYLLQEFIDGDNLAQELALEGVFGEKKVRDLLLNLLPVLKFVHDNQVIHRDIKPENIIRRPRDNQWFLVDFGASKVVQNADLAVTSTVIGSAQYSAPEQTFGKTNYYSDLYSLGVTCLYLITGIKPFDLFDTGEGEWVWRDYLVKNPISEGLGRVLDKLVESRINKRFQTVDEVLEALDKVEDVVAQSSADLYFERGNYYLELQDYKNALDCFQNVIRIDPSYGFAYQRRDFAHQQLAKLDRKGNLSWRLKKVLQLSPFVAFGAIALYALLPTSGRMVDVVNPVEAESVEVNSRDFSDLLPSRYYELGNRAYDRGSYDVAIIHYSSALRQDPNYVDAYNNRGISYHALGEYEKAIADYERIMELDPRYMRAYYNRGNAYKFLGEYERAIADYRQAVNLDPTYTHAYYNLGNTYRDLGEEEKAIIEYDIVIALDNSYKNAHYNRGIANYNLGDYEESIRDNTEVLTLDAEDTNALINRGNSYFNLELYDQAMADYNRVIELDPDYQIAYYNRGNVYRVRENYQRAIADYQKSLDLNPNHLDSHNNMALSYEKMGNIQRAIEGYQRAIALNPNYQLAIDNLNRLQSNP; from the coding sequence ATGAGTAAGTGCTTTAATCCTGACTGCCTAACAGAAAACTATCCCCATGATGATACGTGCAAAAATTGCGGGTCCAAGTTAATCCTCAAAAGTCGTTATCGTGCCATCAGAATTATTGGGGAGGGGGGTTTTGGCAGAACTTTTTATGGGGTAGATGAAGCTGACGGGGTTAAATCTCCATGTGTGATTAAACAATTTTTACCCCAAGCACAGGGTAGCAATAATCGAAAAAAAGCTAAGGCTCTTTTTGCCCAAGAGGCGAAGCAGTTGGAAAAATTAGGCTCTCATCCACAGATACCGAAGTTTTTTGATTATTTCAGCCAAGATAATCATCAGTATCTATTACAAGAATTTATTGATGGAGATAATTTGGCTCAAGAGTTAGCCCTAGAGGGGGTTTTTGGCGAGAAAAAAGTAAGAGATTTATTGCTTAATCTTTTGCCTGTGTTGAAGTTTGTCCATGACAATCAAGTTATACACCGAGATATAAAACCAGAAAATATTATCCGTCGTCCCAGGGATAATCAATGGTTTTTGGTAGATTTTGGTGCGTCTAAGGTGGTGCAAAATGCGGATTTGGCGGTGACAAGTACGGTGATTGGTTCTGCTCAATATTCAGCCCCTGAGCAGACTTTTGGCAAGACCAATTATTATAGTGATTTGTATAGCTTGGGGGTGACTTGTCTTTATCTGATTACGGGTATCAAGCCTTTTGATTTATTTGATACGGGGGAAGGGGAGTGGGTATGGCGAGATTATTTAGTTAAAAATCCCATTAGTGAGGGTTTGGGTAGGGTATTGGATAAGTTGGTGGAGAGTCGAATTAATAAGCGTTTCCAGACGGTGGATGAGGTTTTGGAGGCTTTGGATAAGGTGGAGGATGTGGTGGCTCAAAGTTCTGCTGATTTATATTTTGAGCGGGGTAACTATTATTTGGAGTTGCAGGATTATAAAAATGCTTTGGATTGTTTTCAGAATGTCATTAGAATTGATCCAAGTTATGGTTTTGCTTATCAGAGAAGGGATTTTGCTCATCAGCAGTTGGCAAAGTTGGATCGCAAGGGTAATTTATCTTGGAGGCTAAAAAAAGTGTTGCAGTTATCTCCTTTTGTGGCTTTCGGGGCGATCGCACTTTACGCTTTATTACCAACTTCTGGGAGGATGGTTGATGTGGTTAATCCTGTGGAGGCGGAGTCTGTGGAAGTGAATTCCCGTGATTTTTCGGATTTATTACCCTCACGATATTATGAATTAGGTAATAGAGCCTATGATAGAGGGAGTTATGATGTGGCGATTATCCATTATAGTTCTGCTTTGCGTCAAGATCCCAACTATGTGGATGCTTATAATAACCGTGGTATTTCTTATCATGCCTTGGGAGAATACGAAAAGGCGATCGCCGATTATGAGCGTATTATGGAATTAGATCCTCGTTATATGAGGGCTTATTACAATCGTGGCAATGCCTACAAGTTTTTGGGAGAATATGAAAGGGCGATCGCCGATTATCGTCAAGCTGTTAACCTAGATCCTACTTATACCCATGCTTATTACAATCTGGGTAACACCTACAGAGACTTGGGAGAAGAAGAAAAAGCCATCATTGAATATGATATTGTCATCGCCCTTGATAACAGTTACAAAAATGCCCATTACAATCGGGGCATCGCCAACTACAATTTGGGTGATTATGAGGAGTCTATTCGGGATAATACTGAGGTTTTGACCCTTGATGCGGAAGATACCAATGCACTTATCAATCGGGGTAACAGTTATTTTAACCTGGAACTGTATGACCAAGCCATGGCGGACTATAACAGAGTGATTGAACTAGATCCTGATTATCAAATCGCCTATTACAATCGGGGTAACGTTTATCGAGTGCGAGAAAACTATCAAAGGGCGATCGCTGATTATCAAAAATCCCTTGACTTAAACCCCAATCATCTCGACTCTCACAATAATATGGCCCTATCCTACGAAAAAATGGGTAACATACAAAGAGCCATAGAAGGGTACCAAAGGGCGATCGCCCTTAACCCTAACTATCAATTAGCCATAGATAACCTCAATCGACTACAATCAAACCCTTAA
- a CDS encoding PpiC-type peptidyl-prolyl cis-trans isomerase (PFAM: PPIC-type PPIASE domain~InterPro IPR000297~KEGG: mar:MAE_54540 PpiC-type peptidyl-prolyl cis-trans isomerase~SPTR: PpiC-type peptidyl-prolyl cis-trans isomerase), which yields MGSYIEIGDHKITQENVFSILAEKQIIIPLATEIILDGAIADIECTPEEKNMAYQQFFNQMKIAPNDQQQLKAWLERNYMTLEQLENRVLRGIKLDKFKEKTFGPQLESYYLRRKRELDRVIYSMIRTKNVGQAQELFFRIQDDGQDFAVLAREFSQGPEAETGGVVGPVELTVPHPQIAQLLMTAQQGKVLAPVRIGEWVVILRLERYIPAQLDMNIARRLIEELFNNWLNKEIQNQVKFHLENFSVTLPENPSQPSMNGHVENTQTTGNN from the coding sequence ATGGGTTCTTATATTGAAATTGGCGATCACAAAATAACTCAAGAAAATGTATTTTCTATTTTGGCCGAAAAACAAATTATTATACCCTTAGCTACCGAAATTATTTTAGATGGTGCGATCGCCGATATTGAATGTACCCCAGAGGAAAAAAATATGGCCTATCAACAATTTTTTAATCAAATGAAGATAGCACCCAACGACCAACAACAACTCAAGGCATGGTTAGAAAGAAATTACATGACCCTAGAGCAATTGGAAAATAGAGTTTTAAGGGGTATCAAACTAGATAAATTTAAAGAAAAAACCTTCGGCCCTCAACTAGAATCCTACTACCTAAGAAGAAAAAGAGAACTAGATCGAGTCATTTATTCGATGATCAGAACTAAAAATGTAGGACAAGCCCAAGAATTATTTTTCAGAATCCAAGATGATGGACAAGACTTTGCCGTCCTTGCCAGAGAATTTTCCCAAGGCCCCGAGGCAGAAACTGGTGGGGTGGTGGGGCCAGTAGAATTAACAGTCCCCCATCCCCAAATCGCTCAACTATTGATGACTGCCCAACAAGGAAAGGTATTAGCACCCGTCAGAATTGGCGAATGGGTGGTAATTTTGCGACTGGAAAGATATATCCCTGCTCAATTGGATATGAATATCGCCAGAAGATTGATCGAGGAATTATTTAATAATTGGCTGAACAAGGAAATTCAAAATCAAGTTAAATTTCACCTCGAAAATTTTTCTGTCACTTTACCTGAAAATCCTTCACAACCATCGATGAATGGTCATGTAGAAAATACTCAGACCACAGGAAATAATTAA
- a CDS encoding 3-hydroxyacyl-(acyl-carrier-protein) dehydratase (PFAM: FabA-like domain~TIGRFAM: beta-hydroxyacyl-[acyl carrier protein] dehydratase FabZ~COGs: COG0764 3-hydroxymyristoyl/3-hydroxydecanoyl-(acyl carrier protein) dehydratase~InterPro IPR013114:IPR010084~KEGG: cyh:Cyan8802_1975 beta-hydroxyacyl-(acyl-carrier-protein) dehydratase FabZ~PFAM: Beta-hydroxyacyl-(acyl-carrier-protein) dehydratase FabA/FabZ~SPTR: (3R)-hydroxymyristoyl-[acyl-carrier-protein] dehydratase;~TIGRFAM: beta-hydroxyacyl-(acyl-carrier-protein) dehydratase FabZ), producing MEKSVTPETNSEQNIQTTFTVEEIQDLLPHRYPFALVDRIIDYVPGEKAVGIKNVTINEPYFPGHIPGKPLMPGVLQIEAMAQVGGVILTLLPGMRGKFFAFGGIDKVRFRRPVVPGDQLIMTVELLSLRRNRIAKMQGQGLVDGQLAVQGEMLFSLID from the coding sequence ATGGAAAAGAGCGTTACCCCAGAAACCAACTCAGAACAGAATATACAAACAACCTTCACCGTTGAAGAAATCCAGGATTTATTACCCCATCGTTATCCTTTTGCTTTAGTAGATCGCATTATTGATTATGTACCGGGAGAAAAGGCGGTAGGCATTAAAAATGTCACTATCAATGAACCGTATTTCCCCGGACATATTCCTGGAAAGCCTTTGATGCCGGGGGTTTTACAAATAGAAGCCATGGCACAGGTGGGGGGAGTTATTTTAACTCTTTTGCCCGGTATGAGGGGAAAATTTTTCGCTTTTGGGGGCATCGATAAGGTTCGTTTTCGTCGTCCTGTAGTACCGGGAGATCAATTAATTATGACTGTGGAACTATTGTCCCTCAGACGTAATCGTATTGCTAAAATGCAAGGGCAAGGTTTAGTTGATGGTCAACTAGCTGTGCAAGGAGAAATGTTATTTTCTTTGATCGACTAA
- a CDS encoding NHL repeat containing protein (PFAM: Glucose / Sorbosone dehydrogenase; Membrane bound L-sorbosone dehydrogenase~COGs: COG2133 Glucose/sorbosone dehydrogenase~KEGG: cyc:PCC7424_3234 NHL repeat containing protein~SPTR: NHL repeat containing protein) — translation MIFKYLLPLTLLFVGACELEQNQEIASESNNNDDHNIETLSTNTLNPEPIIIDLEALPEPFATESASAPPEILPIPSDRVFNVPEGFEVNVYADGLNNPRWLQLTPEGDVLVTETRDNRITRLEDTNGDGVADQRSVFADVSNGLDIPFGMAFTDNYFFLGNHNGVRRYSYSSGQNQLEGEGELIATLPGGGYNQHWTRNVVVSPTEDKLYVSIGSRSNNDVEELPRASIQTMDFDGNNQETFAFGLRNPVGLDFHPLTNRLFTTVNERDGLGDDLVPDFFTSVQEGGFYGWPYSYFTPELLDPRHTDSNGESVNPELVSRTIMPEVLIKSHSAPLGMQFYDGDTFPERYRNGAFVAFRGSWNRSEGTGYKLVFVPFDENGEPRGYYEDFLTGFLTDPAGPSTWGRPVGVLVLDDGSLLFTEEANDVVYRVQYVGD, via the coding sequence ATGATATTTAAATATTTATTGCCCTTAACCTTGCTTTTTGTAGGGGCTTGTGAACTGGAACAAAATCAAGAAATTGCGTCTGAGTCCAACAATAACGATGATCATAACATTGAGACTCTTTCCACTAATACCCTTAATCCCGAGCCAATTATTATTGATTTGGAAGCATTACCAGAACCCTTTGCAACGGAAAGCGCCTCGGCACCTCCAGAAATTTTACCTATTCCCTCCGATAGGGTTTTTAATGTGCCAGAAGGTTTTGAGGTCAATGTTTATGCTGATGGTTTAAATAATCCCCGTTGGTTACAACTTACCCCTGAAGGGGATGTATTAGTCACCGAGACAAGGGATAATCGTATTACTCGTCTGGAGGATACTAATGGTGATGGGGTAGCAGATCAAAGATCAGTATTTGCTGATGTTAGTAATGGTTTGGATATTCCTTTTGGCATGGCATTTACAGATAATTACTTTTTCCTTGGCAATCATAATGGTGTTAGGCGATATTCCTATAGTTCAGGACAAAATCAGTTAGAAGGGGAAGGGGAATTAATTGCTACGTTACCCGGTGGCGGTTATAACCAACATTGGACAAGGAATGTAGTGGTTTCTCCTACGGAGGATAAATTATATGTGTCCATCGGTTCTCGTTCTAATAATGATGTGGAGGAGTTGCCGAGGGCTTCTATTCAGACCATGGATTTTGATGGAAATAATCAAGAAACTTTTGCTTTTGGTTTACGAAATCCCGTTGGGTTAGATTTTCACCCTTTGACTAATCGTTTATTCACTACTGTTAATGAGAGGGATGGCTTGGGGGATGATTTGGTACCCGATTTCTTTACCAGTGTGCAGGAGGGAGGGTTTTACGGTTGGCCTTATAGTTATTTTACCCCTGAATTGTTGGATCCTCGTCATACGGATAGTAATGGGGAGAGTGTTAATCCTGAGTTGGTGAGTCGTACGATTATGCCAGAGGTGTTGATTAAGTCTCATTCTGCACCGTTGGGAATGCAGTTTTATGATGGGGATACGTTTCCTGAAAGGTATCGTAATGGTGCTTTTGTGGCGTTTCGGGGTTCTTGGAATCGCAGTGAGGGTACTGGTTATAAGTTGGTGTTTGTGCCTTTTGATGAAAATGGGGAACCTCGAGGTTATTATGAGGACTTTCTGACGGGGTTTTTAACGGATCCTGCGGGTCCTTCTACTTGGGGTCGCCCGGTGGGGGTTTTGGTGTTGGATGATGGTAGTTTATTGTTTACGGAGGAGGCTAATGATGTGGTTTATCGGGTGCAATATGTGGGGGATTAA
- a CDS encoding acyl-(acyl-carrier-protein)--UDP-N-acetylglucosamine O-acyltransferase (PFAM: Bacterial transferase hexapeptide (three repeats)~TIGRFAM: acyl-[acyl-carrier-protein]--UDP-N-acetylglucosamine O-acyltransferase~COGs: COG1043 Acyl-(acyl carrier protein)~InterPro IPR001451:IPR010137:IPR018357~KEGG: cyh:Cyan8802_1683 acyl-(acyl-carrier-protein)--UDP-N-acetylglucosamine O-acyltransferase~PRIAM:Acyl-[acyl-carrier-protein]--UDP-N-acetylgluc osamineO-acyltransferase~SPTR:Acyl-(Acyl-carrier-protein)--UDP-N-acetylgluco samineO-acyltransferase;~TIGRFAM:acyl-[acyl-carrier-protein]--UDP-N-acetylgl ucosamineO-acyltransferase) codes for MIHPTAIIDKKAELDPTVTVEPNAVIGAGVKIGANTVVGANVVIQGNTEIGADNKIYPGAAIGLDPQDLKYKGAPTGLKIGDRNLIREFVTLNRATEEGEYTIIGNDNLLMAYVHVAHNCIIKDRVVIANSVSLAGHVQVDSKAVIGGMLGVHQFVRIGTMAMLGGMSRIERDVPPFMLVEGNPSRVRALNSVALKRNNFSPEEIKELKEAYRILYRSGLILDQALEKLSTMISNDKIKTLYEFMVASSTDSSRRGPIPGKKN; via the coding sequence GTGATACATCCTACTGCGATTATTGATAAAAAGGCTGAATTAGATCCTACCGTCACCGTTGAACCTAATGCGGTAATTGGGGCAGGGGTAAAAATTGGGGCGAATACCGTTGTCGGTGCTAATGTTGTCATCCAAGGTAATACGGAAATCGGTGCTGATAATAAAATTTATCCGGGGGCGGCTATTGGTTTAGATCCCCAAGATTTGAAGTATAAGGGCGCTCCTACGGGGTTAAAAATAGGCGATCGCAACTTAATCCGTGAATTTGTCACTCTCAATCGAGCCACAGAAGAGGGAGAATATACCATTATTGGGAACGATAATTTATTGATGGCCTATGTCCACGTAGCCCATAACTGCATCATCAAAGATAGAGTGGTCATCGCCAACTCCGTCAGTTTAGCTGGTCATGTGCAGGTGGACTCTAAAGCCGTCATTGGCGGTATGTTAGGAGTACATCAGTTCGTGCGAATTGGTACCATGGCAATGTTAGGGGGTATGAGTCGCATTGAAAGAGATGTACCGCCTTTTATGTTGGTGGAAGGAAATCCATCGAGGGTAAGGGCTTTAAATAGTGTTGCCCTGAAACGAAATAACTTCAGCCCAGAAGAAATAAAAGAGCTTAAAGAAGCCTATCGTATTCTATATCGCTCAGGACTCATCCTTGACCAAGCCCTAGAAAAATTATCGACCATGATAAGTAATGATAAAATCAAGACTCTTTATGAGTTTATGGTCGCTTCTAGCACAGATTCCTCTCGCCGAGGGCCTATCCCAGGGAAAAAGAATTAA
- a CDS encoding HAD-superfamily hydrolase, subfamily IA, variant 3 (PFAM: haloacid dehalogenase-like hydrolase~TIGRFAM: haloacid dehalogenase superfamily, subfamily IA, variant 3 with third motif having DD or ED; haloacid dehalogenase superfamily, subfamily IA, variant 1 with third motif having Dx(3-4)D or Dx(3-4)E; Haloacid dehalogenase superfamily, subfamily IA, variant 2 with 3rd motif like haloacid dehalogenase~COGs: COG0546 phosphatase~InterPro IPR005834:IPR005833:IPR006402:IPR006439~KEGG: cyh:Cyan8802_1857 HAD-superfamily hydrolase, subfamily IA, variant 1~PFAM: Haloacid dehalogenase domain protein hydrolase~SPTR: HAD-superfamily hydrolase, subfamily IA, variant 1;~TIGRFAM: HAD-superfamily hydrolase, subfamily IA, variant 3; HAD-superfamily hydrolase, subfamily IA, variant 1), giving the protein MKTITCKGKKFENIEAIIFDKDGTLADSESFLRELAFKRARLIDAQIPGIGEPLLMAYGVEADYLNPTGLMAVGSHQENLIVSAGYIAETGRSWFESLNIARKGFDEADKSLPNRGNTSPLFAGSLEVLQTLSEAGLPLGILSADSTKGVADFVANHQLIPYINLIMGVDSGLSKPDPRLFLQACEKMNVSPQKTLMIGDSQGDIAMAKNAGAAGVIGICWHNPQAHHLDSADVVISDLAMVGVD; this is encoded by the coding sequence ATGAAAACCATCACCTGTAAAGGGAAAAAATTTGAAAATATAGAAGCCATCATTTTCGACAAAGACGGCACATTAGCAGACTCCGAGAGCTTTTTACGAGAACTAGCCTTCAAACGTGCCAGATTAATTGATGCCCAAATCCCCGGTATTGGCGAACCCCTCTTAATGGCGTATGGCGTAGAAGCAGACTATCTCAACCCCACAGGGTTAATGGCAGTAGGTAGTCACCAAGAAAACCTCATTGTCTCCGCAGGATATATCGCCGAAACAGGTAGAAGCTGGTTTGAATCTCTCAACATTGCCAGAAAAGGCTTTGATGAAGCTGATAAATCCCTTCCCAATCGAGGCAACACCTCCCCCCTATTTGCAGGAAGTTTAGAAGTATTACAAACCCTATCAGAGGCAGGATTACCCCTCGGCATCCTCTCCGCCGACAGCACCAAAGGGGTCGCTGATTTTGTGGCAAATCACCAACTAATCCCCTACATTAATCTGATCATGGGCGTAGATAGCGGACTTTCAAAACCAGATCCACGCTTATTCCTTCAAGCCTGTGAAAAGATGAATGTTTCCCCCCAAAAAACCTTGATGATAGGTGATTCTCAGGGAGACATTGCCATGGCAAAAAATGCAGGTGCGGCGGGGGTAATCGGCATTTGTTGGCATAACCCCCAAGCCCATCATCTTGATAGCGCTGATGTGGTAATTTCTGATTTAGCCATGGTTGGTGTAGATTAA
- a CDS encoding hypothetical protein (KEGG: mar:MAE_32980 hypothetical protein~SPTR: Putative uncharacterized protein), with protein sequence MKYFFLTEGWGYKRVWQRGGLWDTVTWRRPPHISCLKIGIEENGEILWLYEVEEAVLMVEVMPSTPEAKKNSNIGQVVLKRLIDSSQVIDALVSAKKVVNENS encoded by the coding sequence ATGAAATACTTTTTTTTAACTGAGGGTTGGGGTTATAAGCGAGTGTGGCAAAGGGGAGGTTTATGGGATACGGTGACATGGCGCCGCCCTCCCCATATTAGTTGTCTCAAAATTGGCATAGAAGAAAATGGAGAAATTTTATGGCTTTATGAAGTGGAAGAAGCTGTATTAATGGTAGAGGTTATGCCCTCTACTCCAGAGGCAAAAAAGAATAGTAATATCGGTCAAGTAGTTTTAAAAAGACTAATTGATTCTAGTCAGGTAATTGATGCCCTTGTATCTGCCAAAAAAGTTGTTAATGAAAATAGTTAG